The sequence GACTCGATGTTGGTTGGTGTGGTTGACCACGACCACAGTCGAGCATCTGTCATAGCCGAGAAATACGGCGGACGGCTCTTCAAGGACCTATTGGATCTCCTGAAGCAGGTCGATGTGGTAACCATCGCCGTCCCTACATCCGGCCATTATCCTCTCGCCAAAACATGTCTCCAAGCTGGTAAGCATGTCTTGATCGAGAAACCGATTGCCGTATTGCCGATGGAGGCACAGGAACTTGTGGAGTTGGGAAAGCGCAATGGATGCACACTGCAAGTTGGGCATAGCGAGCGGTTCAACCCTATCATGCCGTTGATGCGGCCTCACATTCGGGAGACGGTGCTGTTCGAGTGCCATCGATTGGGGAGCTATAGTGAGCGTGGTGTCGATGTCGATGTCGTCTTGGATTTGATGATTCACGACCTTGATCTGCTGTTGTCGTGCAACCCTGGTCCCGTAGAGGATGTGAGGGCAGTCGGGGTCTCGGTGCTTTCTTCGACGAACGATGTCGCCAACGTCCAAATCCAGTTTCAGAGTGGGTGTGTTGCCAGCCTCACCGCAAGTCGAATCTCACCGAAGGCAATGCGACAATGGCGTCTCTTCCAACCTGATGGGTGTGTGTCAATCGATTTTCAATCGCGTCATGGGGTCATTGGACGTCCATCAGCTGACCATGACCTCAAGCCGATGGTTGCGATAGAAGAGATTCAAGCTGGCGAGGGGGAACCGTTGAAATTGCAGCTTGAGTCGTTCCTCCATGCGATTCGTGCCAAATCTCGCCCCGTCGTATCCGGCGAGGATGGAGCCGCAGCTCTAGAGCTGGCTCATCGCGTGCTCTCTGCGATGAAGGTGTTCGAGCAGCAGAAGATATAAAAATATCGCATACTCCTTGACGGTTGTGAGTCTTCGCAGCCTCATGAGTCGAAATCGCGGCTGGGGCATGCATTCCTATAGATCATCATGGCACGCATCCTGATCATTACCGGTGAAGCATCAGGCGACCTCCATGGAGCCAATCTCGCCAAGGCACTAAAATCATGTGACCCCCAGGTTTCGTTGGCTGGAATCGGCGGGCGTGCAATGGAGGCGGCCGGTGTGCAATTGGTCTGCAAGATGGGACAGTTCGACGTGATGGGTATGGTCGGGCCTTTGGTGTTAGTGGCAATCATTCGACGGTTTTTCTTCATGCGGCGGTTGTTTAGATCCGAACCATGGGATGGGGTGATCTTTGTCGATAATCCCGGATTGAATCTGCGATACGCCTATTTTGCCAAGGGGGCTGGGCTGCGCGTATTCTATTACATTGCACCACAGATCTGGGCTTGGGGGCCCTGGCGGATGTACTGGATAAAAAAACGAGTTGATCAGGTTTTAGTGATATTGCCGTTTGAGAAACCCCTCTATGACAGCGCGCAGGTGCCCTGCACGTTTGTCGGCCATCCCATACTGGATGCCGTTGAAAAATCATACGATCGGACGGCGCTTCGCGCCAAGTTCGGCTTTTCGCATGATGAGCGTGTGATTGCGTTATTGCCAGGGAGCCGGACGCATGAAGTACTGGGTCTGCTGCCGATACTCATTGAGGCCGCTGAGAAATTAGCCCAACGGGAGCCAAAAACGAAGTTTGTCTTGGCGCAGGCCTCTACTATTGAGGATAATCTGCTGCAGCCACTCTTGCGGCAAGGTTCGCTTCCAATCACCTTGGTCAAAGAACAAGCCAGTGAAGTCATGGCCCTGTCGGACTTGGTCCTGGTGGCGTCGGGCACTGCCACACTGCAAGCGGCCGTCGTGGGCATTCCCATGGTGTTGTTCTATCGAACGACGGCATGGGAATTTTGGATCGCAAGTTTCTTTCTCCGAGTCAAATGGATTGGGCTCGTGAATTTAGTGGCAAGTCGATCGATCGTACCGGAGTTGTTACAGGACGAGGCAACCGGTCAGCGCTTGTACGAAGAGGCGATCAGGATTTTGGAAGATCAATCCGCCTATGATGAGATGAAACGAGATTTGGCAAGGGTGCGAGCTACTTTGGGAGAACCAGGCGCTTCGACTCGGGCAGCGGAGGCCGTGTTGGCAGGATGTCGAGTCTAGAACGATTCATGCGACTCATGCAGTATGTCCGTCCCTACCGGACGAGATTTGTGGCGGCATTCGCCTGTTCCGGGTTTGTCGCCATTCTAACAGGGGTGTACGCCTGGCTTGCACGTCCAGTTCTTGACGGGATCTTCATTGAAAAAAATGAGCGGCTGTTATTCGTCTTGCCGCTTGTGATCCTTGCGGTGGCCACGTTGAAGGCGGTGTTCAGCTATGGAGTAGGATACTTGATGGCCTACGTGGGCAATCGGGTTGTGGCGGACATACGGCAAGAATTATTTCAACGGCTCATGCGGCTCTCAGTCGGATTTCACGATGCAAATACGTCGGGGCGCCTTGTCTCACGGGTTGTGAATGATGTCGGAATCATGGCGAATGCCGCATCGAGCGTCGTCAAAGATATTTTTCAGAACGGCCTCACATTTGTGGCGATGATCGGTGTCATCATCTATCAGAATTGGAAATTGGCCGGGCTTTCGCTCATTGTGATTCCGCTCTCGGCACTCACTATGGTGAGGGTCGGGAAGAAATTGAAACGATTGGCCACAAGTACGCAGGAGCAACTGGGTGATATGTCGTCGACGCTTCAGGAAACATTTTCCGGTATCAGAATAGTGAAAGCGTTTTGCAGGGAGGAGGCTGAGGCGGAGCGATTTGGGGCGCGGAACCGGAAGGTACTCTCAACCACCCTCAAGAGTAATCAAGTCTGGTCGCTCGGCCACTCGCAGATGGAAGTGATCGGCGTGATCGGAGTTGCGACTATTATCTGGTATGGCGGCTATTTGGTCATTCAGGAGATGATGACCCCCGGAGCATTTTTCTCGTTTATGGCGGCGATGTTTATGGCCTATACCCCGATTCGTAAGCTCTCGGGGTCGAACAACCTCATTCAGCAAGCGCTCGCGGCGGCCGAACGAGTGTTCGACGCCTTGGATCTCAAAACCGAGCAATCTCAAGACCACGGGACCGCTCCATTGATGGGGATCAACCAAGCCATCGAATTCCAGAGAGTCTCCTTGAGGTATGAGAATCATACCGTACCGGCGCTGAACGATATTGATCTTGTCATCCGTCCGGGTGAGGTGATTGCGCTCGTTGGGAGCAGCGGCAGTGGGAAGACCACCTTAGTCAGTCTTCTACCGCGGTTCTATGAGCCGACGGCAGGACGCATTCTGGTGGACGGGCTTCCTTTGGGTTCCTATGAGTTGGGATCGTTGCGGGCACATATTGGAATTGTCTCGCAGGAAATTTTCCTCTTCGATGATAGCGTCCGAAATAACATCGCATTCGGAAGGTCCGGTGCCTCTCCTGGCGATGTGGAGCAGGCGGCGAAGCTGGCCTATGCCCATGACTTTATTCTGAGGCTCCCGGAAGGGTACGATACGTTCATCGGAGAGCGTGGAGTCAAACTGTCTGGCGGCGAACGGCAACGCGTAGCCATTGCACGGGCAATTCTCCGCGATCCGCCGCTCCTGATCCTGGATGAAGCGACGTCGGCGCTGGATACCGAATCCGAACGCATTGTGCAGCTGGCGTTGGCCAATTTAATGAAGAACCGAACGACGTTGATGATTGCCCATCGGCTCTCCACCATACAGAATGCCGATCGAATCATCGTCTTAGATCGAGGATCCATTGTCGAAGTGGGGTCGCATGAGGAACTGCTTCGGCAAGGAGGCATCTACCACAAGCTGCACGCTCTGCAATTCCAGGACGTCACCAGTGTCTGATCTCATCAAGTCATGCGAACGGTGGGTAAAATGGTCGCTCATTCCTCCGGTGGGAGCCGCAGCCATTCGTGGTATCGCGCGCTCGATGCGCTTTGAGACTCGTGGCCAGGAAGGGGTTGATGCACTGTATCGGGATGGGCGACACATTATCCTTGCGTTCTGGCATTCTCAGCAGTTGATGATACCAATCGGGTACCGAGGAACCGGCTCACATGTATTGATCAGCAGGCATGGCGATGGGGAGATCATCGCCCGAATTATTGCACGATTTGGACATGAGGCGGTTCGTGGCTCGAGCACACGTGGCGGCGCAGGCGCGCTTCGCGCCTTGATCAAGTTGGGACGATCCGGTCGGGACGTGGTGGTAACGCCAGATGGTCCTAAGGGGCCACGGCATGTTGTCAAGCTCGGAATCATTCATTTAGCGAAAGCGACAGGCCTCCCAATCGTACCGCTGGCCTTCGCCTGCTCAAAAAAAAACTCTTTGCGAGCTGGGATCGCTACATGGTCCCAGCTCCGTTTTCGACAGGCTTGTTTCTCTATGGGAATCCGCTCTCTGTCTCACGCGGAGCCGATGAGACTACACTGGAAGAGGCGCGCTTGCAGCTCGAGATGACGCTCAATCGATTAACGGATGAGGCCGAACAAGCCGTCACTCGCCAACCACCAGCCATCAGGCGTGACTCTAAAAGGTCGTTCGAGCGATTCAACGGCTAAGATCCAATGATTGCCGGTTGACGGGTCTTTCATGTGGCGATTCCTTTACAATTGCCTTCTCATTCTTGCCACTCCGATTGTGACCGGCGTCCTGTTAGCCAAACCACGTTGTCGACCTGGATTTTTCCAGCGGATTGGCTGGCGAGCTCACTCGTCCGACTCTGGTGGATCGTCTCAGCCGCTGATCTGGATTCATGCCGTCTCACTGGGAGAAGTGGTAGCGGTATCGCCGCTCGTGAAGGCATTACATACACGCCATCCAGAGTTTCGCTACATCGTGACGACTGTCACTGAAACCGGACGAGAGGCTGTCCAGCAGCGCTTATCGGGCATAGCCGAACATCAGTATGCTCCGCTCGATTTTCCCTGGGCTGTGACCGGAATGATCCAACGCGTGCGGCCTACACTCTATATCTTCGTCGAAACCGAACTGTGGCCCAATCTTCTGTGGTCATTGCGAGACAGGGGCGTGCCGTCGATATTGGTGAATGGACGGCTCTCCTCACGCTCGTTTCGCCGTCAGGACCTTCCACTGATTCGTTCCTTTTATCGGTCGGTAGTGCAAACGCTGACTCTTTGTTTGATGCAATCTGAACGTGACAAACAACGTATTGTTGCGCTGGGGGCCAAGTCGGATCGTGTTCACGTCACCGGTAATATCAAGTTCGATCAACCTCCACCAGTCGTTCGCTCTGATGAAACCCTCCGACGGAGCTTTGGGCTCAGTGAGCATGAACAACTCATTCTCGCTGGCAGTACTCATCCAGGAGAAGAGGAGCTGCTGGTCTCGGCATATGGACAGATTGCAAAGACCTATCCTTCAACGGTGTTGATGTTGGCGCCCCGGCATATTGAACGAACAGACCGAGTAGAAGCCATGCTTCGAGAAGCCGGGTTTGTGGTACAACGAAAAAGTGAGATGCTAGAGAAACGAACCGGTCCACGCGTGGTCATTTTAGACACGCGAGGAGAGCTGGCTCTCGCGTACCGCGAAGCCGTTGTGGCGTTTGTTGGCGGGACGCTCGTTCCGGTGGGCGGGCATAATTTGCTGGAGCCGGCAGTGTGGGGCACCCCAGTGATCTTTGGACCCTATACGGACCATTGCGCTGAAGTGGCCACACTGTTACAGGAGGCGGGAGGCGGGAGGCGGGTGGCGGGAGGCGACGAGTTGGTGGCCATATTACGAGGGTGGCTGGGGCAGCCAGAAACCCGAGTTCGAGTAGGGCAGGCTGCGAAACGTGTCGTGTTGGACAACCAAGGTGCGCTCACCAAGAGTGTGGAGCTCATAGAATCCAGTCTCTATGCAACTCCAACTTACTCCGAACGGTATGCGGCGGCAGGGTCAAGACCGCTCATGGCCAAACGCTAAATATGGCATTTTTGCAACCTGGACAGCCTGTCCGCCATGGATTTCAGTGGGTTGCTTGGTTATACGGTCTCGTCACTCGATTGCGACTATTGGGGTACCGTCAGGGGTGGTTTTCAATCACTCGCTTGCCTTGTTGGGTCGTGAGTGTGGGAAATCTTACCGTTGGGGGAACGGGGAAAACTCCTGTCGTCATTCTCCTTGCGCAGCGGCTGATGGCCAAAGGACAGCGCGTGGCGATCTTGAGCCGAGGATATAAACGGACGAGCACAGGACCGCACCTTCTCGTGTCCAACGGGTCTCGACTCTTGGCCGGCCCGTCGGAAGCGGGGGATGAGCCGTTCTTTATCGCACAGCGGTGTCCACATGCAATTGTTGCGGTAGGTGCTGATCGAGTTGCCTTGGGTCGATGGGTGTTGAAACACCATCCTGTCGATTGCATTGTTCTTGATGATGGTTTTCAACATCGAGCGCTTCATCGTGATGTTGACCTGGTATTACTAGATGCGACCGATGGAGCTGGACTGGATGCGCTGCTTCCAGCGGGCAGGTTACGGGAACCGCTGTCTGGCGTGGATCGAGCGAGTGCGATCATCATTACTCGAGCCGAGGTTCGTCAGGATGTTGACGCCATTCGGAGTCGATTGCGAGCGGTTGCTTGTACGCCCTCGGCTGTTATGGAGGTTGTGTTCAGTCCTGCGTCTCTTGCAGCGGTCGTTTCCGGAGACCAACAACCGGTAGGGTGGGGTCTGAGAAAAAAGGCTTGGTTGGTGAGTGGGATCGGCAATAGCCGATCATTTCGCCGATCAGCAGAGTCTATCGGGATCGAAATCATGGGCGAATCCGCCTTCGAAGACCATCATCGCTATACGCTCCATGAGATCGAGCAGATTCGGAGCATCGTGCAGGTTACCGGAAGCGAGTTCGTTCTGACAACGGAAAAGGACGGGGGGAAACTCATCCCATTTCTGACGCCCAGCGATCCCTGGTGGATGCTTCAGCTTGGAACGGAAGTGGTGTACGGAGAGGAACAGCTGTACAAGCTGATCGATGTGCCATCATTGGAGGGGGATCAACGATTGGAGGCCCATGCATAAGGCTTTCCCGCGAAAAATCATCCTGCGAGCGCCGAATTGGATCGGCGATGCCGTAATGTGTGAGCCGGCGCTTCGTGGGCTTCGGTCTCTGTTTCCTGCGGCAGAGTTGACGATGCTGGCCAGACCCACCATCGCGGAACTCTTCACCGCGTACTCCGGACTGGATCGGGTGCTTATCTACGATGACAAGGTCGCTCACGCCGGGATTGCAGGAAAGTGGTCGCTCGCGGGGTCGTTACGGCAGCATGGCTTCGATCTGGCCATACTATTTCAGAACGCCTTTGAGGCCGCATTCATCGCATGGCTCGCCGGCATTCCACGACGATATGGCTATGCCACCGATGGAAGAGTCCTCTTTCTCACTGAGCCGGTCGCTGTTCCTCATGGTGATCCGCCGGTGCATCAAGTCGAGTATTACTGGAATATGTTGAAGCCGCTCGGGCTTTCTGGCGCAGTCCCGCTGCCGACACTCCACGTCTCGGCCGCTGAGGACCGCATGGCCGATGCAAGTCTCGCATCGGCCGGGATTGACTCGTCGGACCTCATCATCGGTGTCAATCCCGGCTCGACGTACGGCAGAGCCAAGCGGTGGTTGCCCGATCGATTTGCGGACGTTGCACGACAATTGGCTGAACGTTTGGAGAAGGAGGAGCGCGCACATGTGGCCGTGGTTCTTCTTGGAGCAAAGGGGGAAGAGTCTTTAGGGAAGGACATTGCATCTCGGGTCGACTGTCGTTCAATTGTTCTATCCGGAGCGACGAGCATTCGTGAACTTATGGCGGTGGTCAAACGTTGTCGGCTGATCATTACGAACGACACAGGGCCGATGCATATCGCTGCTGCCTTTGGCGTTCCGATTGTTGCCGTTTTCGGCCCAACAGACTCGCGCACAACGGCTCCCTATAGACAAGAACGATCGGTAGTACGAGAGGCTGTCGACTGTGCGCCCTGCTTTCTCCGGGAGTGCCCAATCGATCACCGGTGTATGACCCGGGTTTCGGTCGGCCGGGTGTATGATGCAGCCATGGAGCAGATACGTGCTGACACGCGCACAGGGAACAAGCTGCCCGATGAAAAGTTGATGAGTCAAGAGCTGTCAACTTGTCAACCTGCAAACTTGTCAGCCGTCCTTGATGGTTACACCATTTTTCTCGATCGCGATGGGACGTTGAATACAGATCCTGGTTATATCAAATTTCCTGATCAGCTCGAGTTGTTTCCAGGGGTTCCGGAGGCTCTTGCAAAATTAAAGCGAGCTGGTGCCCGATTAATTCTTGTGACGAATCAATCCGGGGTCGCTCGTGGATTGCTGTCGCGAGACGACCTTGC is a genomic window of Candidatus Nitrospira kreftii containing:
- a CDS encoding Oxidoreductase, producing the protein MAKLRAGVIGVGHLGQHHARLYASSPDSMLVGVVDHDHSRASVIAEKYGGRLFKDLLDLLKQVDVVTIAVPTSGHYPLAKTCLQAGKHVLIEKPIAVLPMEAQELVELGKRNGCTLQVGHSERFNPIMPLMRPHIRETVLFECHRLGSYSERGVDVDVVLDLMIHDLDLLLSCNPGPVEDVRAVGVSVLSSTNDVANVQIQFQSGCVASLTASRISPKAMRQWRLFQPDGCVSIDFQSRHGVIGRPSADHDLKPMVAIEEIQAGEGEPLKLQLESFLHAIRAKSRPVVSGEDGAAALELAHRVLSAMKVFEQQKI
- a CDS encoding Lipid-A-disaccharide synthase codes for the protein MARILIITGEASGDLHGANLAKALKSCDPQVSLAGIGGRAMEAAGVQLVCKMGQFDVMGMVGPLVLVAIIRRFFFMRRLFRSEPWDGVIFVDNPGLNLRYAYFAKGAGLRVFYYIAPQIWAWGPWRMYWIKKRVDQVLVILPFEKPLYDSAQVPCTFVGHPILDAVEKSYDRTALRAKFGFSHDERVIALLPGSRTHEVLGLLPILIEAAEKLAQREPKTKFVLAQASTIEDNLLQPLLRQGSLPITLVKEQASEVMALSDLVLVASGTATLQAAVVGIPMVLFYRTTAWEFWIASFFLRVKWIGLVNLVASRSIVPELLQDEATGQRLYEEAIRILEDQSAYDEMKRDLARVRATLGEPGASTRAAEAVLAGCRV
- a CDS encoding Lipid A export ATP-binding/permease protein MsbA, with the translated sequence MSSLERFMRLMQYVRPYRTRFVAAFACSGFVAILTGVYAWLARPVLDGIFIEKNERLLFVLPLVILAVATLKAVFSYGVGYLMAYVGNRVVADIRQELFQRLMRLSVGFHDANTSGRLVSRVVNDVGIMANAASSVVKDIFQNGLTFVAMIGVIIYQNWKLAGLSLIVIPLSALTMVRVGKKLKRLATSTQEQLGDMSSTLQETFSGIRIVKAFCREEAEAERFGARNRKVLSTTLKSNQVWSLGHSQMEVIGVIGVATIIWYGGYLVIQEMMTPGAFFSFMAAMFMAYTPIRKLSGSNNLIQQALAAAERVFDALDLKTEQSQDHGTAPLMGINQAIEFQRVSLRYENHTVPALNDIDLVIRPGEVIALVGSSGSGKTTLVSLLPRFYEPTAGRILVDGLPLGSYELGSLRAHIGIVSQEIFLFDDSVRNNIAFGRSGASPGDVEQAAKLAYAHDFILRLPEGYDTFIGERGVKLSGGERQRVAIARAILRDPPLLILDEATSALDTESERIVQLALANLMKNRTTLMIAHRLSTIQNADRIIVLDRGSIVEVGSHEELLRQGGIYHKLHALQFQDVTSV
- a CDS encoding hypothetical protein (conserved protein of unknown function) produces the protein MVPAPFSTGLFLYGNPLSVSRGADETTLEEARLQLEMTLNRLTDEAEQAVTRQPPAIRRDSKRSFERFNG
- a CDS encoding hypothetical protein (conserved protein of unknown function): MWRFLYNCLLILATPIVTGVLLAKPRCRPGFFQRIGWRAHSSDSGGSSQPLIWIHAVSLGEVVAVSPLVKALHTRHPEFRYIVTTVTETGREAVQQRLSGIAEHQYAPLDFPWAVTGMIQRVRPTLYIFVETELWPNLLWSLRDRGVPSILVNGRLSSRSFRRQDLPLIRSFYRSVVQTLTLCLMQSERDKQRIVALGAKSDRVHVTGNIKFDQPPPVVRSDETLRRSFGLSEHEQLILAGSTHPGEEELLVSAYGQIAKTYPSTVLMLAPRHIERTDRVEAMLREAGFVVQRKSEMLEKRTGPRVVILDTRGELALAYREAVVAFVGGTLVPVGGHNLLEPAVWGTPVIFGPYTDHCAEVATLLQEAGGGRRVAGGDELVAILRGWLGQPETRVRVGQAAKRVVLDNQGALTKSVELIESSLYATPTYSERYAAAGSRPLMAKR
- a CDS encoding Tetraacyldisaccharide 4'-kinase, with protein sequence MAFLQPGQPVRHGFQWVAWLYGLVTRLRLLGYRQGWFSITRLPCWVVSVGNLTVGGTGKTPVVILLAQRLMAKGQRVAILSRGYKRTSTGPHLLVSNGSRLLAGPSEAGDEPFFIAQRCPHAIVAVGADRVALGRWVLKHHPVDCIVLDDGFQHRALHRDVDLVLLDATDGAGLDALLPAGRLREPLSGVDRASAIIITRAEVRQDVDAIRSRLRAVACTPSAVMEVVFSPASLAAVVSGDQQPVGWGLRKKAWLVSGIGNSRSFRRSAESIGIEIMGESAFEDHHRYTLHEIEQIRSIVQVTGSEFVLTTEKDGGKLIPFLTPSDPWWMLQLGTEVVYGEEQLYKLIDVPSLEGDQRLEAHA
- a CDS encoding hypothetical protein (conserved protein of unknown function), whose translation is MHKAFPRKIILRAPNWIGDAVMCEPALRGLRSLFPAAELTMLARPTIAELFTAYSGLDRVLIYDDKVAHAGIAGKWSLAGSLRQHGFDLAILFQNAFEAAFIAWLAGIPRRYGYATDGRVLFLTEPVAVPHGDPPVHQVEYYWNMLKPLGLSGAVPLPTLHVSAAEDRMADASLASAGIDSSDLIIGVNPGSTYGRAKRWLPDRFADVARQLAERLEKEERAHVAVVLLGAKGEESLGKDIASRVDCRSIVLSGATSIRELMAVVKRCRLIITNDTGPMHIAAAFGVPIVAVFGPTDSRTTAPYRQERSVVREAVDCAPCFLRECPIDHRCMTRVSVGRVYDAAMEQIRADTRTGNKLPDEKLMSQELSTCQPANLSAVLDGYTIFLDRDGTLNTDPGYIKFPDQLELFPGVPEALAKLKRAGARLILVTNQSGVARGLLSRDDLAAVHAKLNRILDGAGASLEAIYFCPHHPDDGCDCRKPNPGMIDQAVRERRVDLDRAYLIGDHVRDIELAKRIGVRSVLVTTGVVRPQESERLKESGLAPDWTAPSMTEAADWLLCDAGRLPDRTNDRRAIHR